From Candidatus Eremiobacteraceae bacterium, one genomic window encodes:
- a CDS encoding kelch repeat-containing protein: ILDVVEAYDPATDTWTTKAPLPTARGGVAMGAIHGKLYVVGGYELHGTVNTVDAYDPVTDTWTTEAPMPTTRDGVAVGVISGKLYAVGGATGKHGNHKSNIVEAYDPVTNTWITEAPMLTARYGLAAGDINGRLFAVGGNNGHGFLNIVEAYDPAKNLWKKKTSMRTARGYLSAGVARNTLYAIGGYKNYGVLNTVEAFSL, encoded by the coding sequence ATCTTGGATGTCGTCGAAGCCTATGATCCAGCGACGGATACCTGGACCACCAAAGCGCCCTTGCCGACTGCGCGCGGAGGCGTTGCAATGGGAGCCATTCACGGCAAACTCTATGTGGTCGGTGGCTATGAGCTTCACGGCACCGTGAATACCGTTGATGCCTATGACCCTGTGACCGATACCTGGACCACCGAGGCACCCATGCCGACGACGCGTGACGGCGTCGCCGTGGGCGTCATCAGCGGCAAACTCTATGCTGTCGGGGGCGCTACCGGAAAACACGGCAATCACAAGTCGAATATAGTTGAAGCATACGATCCTGTGACAAATACCTGGATTACGGAGGCACCCATGTTGACGGCGCGATACGGCCTCGCTGCAGGCGATATCAACGGCAGGCTCTTCGCCGTCGGAGGCAATAACGGCCACGGTTTTTTGAATATTGTCGAAGCCTACGATCCTGCGAAAAACTTATGGAAGAAAAAGACATCCATGAGGACTGCGCGCGGGTACTTAAGCGCGGGCGTCGCCAGGAACACGCTCTACGCCATCGGCGGCTATAAGAACTACGGCGTGCTCAATACGGTTGAGGCGTTCAGCCTGTGA